The Glaciimonas sp. PCH181 nucleotide sequence CCACGATTTCCGACAGTTTTTGGGTCGCGAATGACAGCCAGCTTTTCAATTCCTGATCGAGCTTATCTTCATTTTTTAAATCGACCGGCACATGCAGCAAAGAACAACTGGAACCGACCCACAAACGGTCACCAAGCCGCGCCTGCAAAGGCTTGAGTTTAGTGAGGATTGTATCGAGATCGCTGCGCCACAAATTGCGTCCATCGACCACGCCAACCGACAACACCTTGTCTTGCGGCCAGTCAGCGATAAACGCATCAAGCTGCGCATCGCCACGAACCAAGTCCAGATGCACGCCCATTACCGGCAAATCGCGCAGTAGCGCAGCATGCGTTTGCACTTCACCAAAATAGGTTGTCAACAACAATGGCGGCGCAGACGCCGTCAGTTCAGCGTATACCAGAGTAAACGCCTGCACCCAGTCGCTATCCAGTTCCAAGGCCAGAATCGGCTCATCGATTTGCACGGCGTGCACGCCTGCTGCTTGCAAACGTGCGAGTAATTTTTGGTAGCCTGCAACCACTTTTGGCAACAAGTCGAACTTATGTGTCAAACCGGATTTGACCTTACCCAGATACAGCAAAGTCAGCGGTCCGACCAGCACGACCTTAGCTTGATGACCCAGCGCTTGCGCTTCGGCGATCTCATCGAACAACCAATCAACGCCACCATCAAACTGTGTCTCGATACTCCACTCGGGGACCAAATAGTGATAGTTAGTATCGAACCATTTCGTCATTTCCATCGCAAAGTGTTGCTTGCTGCCGCGCGCCAACGTGAAATAATCCGCCAACGTCAATTGTTTGGCGTCAAACCCAAACCGCTGCGGAATCGCGCCGAGTAACGCCAGCGTGCCCAACAGCTGGTCATACCAGGCGAAATCGCCCACCGTCACAAAATCCAGTCCGGCATCCGCCTGTGCTTTCCAGTGGCGTGCGCGCAAGGTTGCACCAGTCTCACGCAGCGCAGCCTCGTCGGACGCACCCTTCCAGAAAGACTCTTGTGCGAACTTCAATTCGCGCTGAGCGCCAATGCGGGGAAATCCTAAAACGTGTGCTAGTGCCATTGCTATCTCCAAGTAAACAAATCCGATAGCTGGCAGTTTGTCGCAACTTACACTATGATTCAAACGAGAAATATTAAGAATCAACTTGAATTTCATTCATAGTCAAAGCGCACTCATGCAATCCATACTCGAACTCCGCCACCTGAAAACCTTGCGCGCATTGCGTGAAGCGGGCAATTTGCTGCGCGCCGCCACGTTATTAAATGTCACGCAATCGGCGCTATCCCATCAGCTAAAACAACTCGAAGACCATCACGGCACCACTTTTTTTGAACGTAAATCGGTGCCAGTCCGCTTTACCCCGGCAGGTGAACGGTTGCTGAAACTGGCCGATGCAGTATTACCGCAAGTTGCAGAAAGCGAACGCGATCTGGTGCGCATGGCGCAAGGTGTCGCCGGGCAATTACGAATAGCCGTGGAATGTCACACTTGCTTCGACTGGCTGATGCCCGCCATGGATATTTTCCGCAAGCGTTGGCCAGAAGTGGAGCTAGATATTGTTTCTGGTTTTCAGGCCGACCCCGTTGGTTTGCTGTACGAGCATCGCGCCGATGTCGCCATCGTGGCGGAAGTCGATCATGACGAGAAGGTCGATTACCACCCGTTATTTAGTTTTGAAATCGTCGCATTATTAGCCCACGATCATCCGCTGGCATCGCGCGATTTTCTGATTGCAGAAGACTTTGCCACCGACACTTTAATTACCTATCCGGTGCCGGACGATATGCTCGACGTGGTGCGCCAAGTCCTTAAACCGGCCGGTATCAATACCGCCCGTCGCACCACCGAGCTCACGGTTGCGATGCTGCAACTGGTGGCAAGTCGACGCGGGATCGCGACGTTGCCAATCTGGGCTGCGCAAAATTATGTGAACCGTGATTATGTTTTATCCAAACGTATTACACCAACAGGATTGATCGGAAAACTATACGCGGCATGTCTGCCGGAAGCATCGGAGAAACCGTATCTGGCCGACTTTGTCAGCACCACGCGCGAGAGTTGTTATCTGGATTTATTAAACGTGGAGTTACTCTGATTAGCGGAATAAAAAAATAGCTAAGCGCCGTATTTGATAATAATTTAGAGATTACTTTCCACGCGACATTAATACTTCAAAGCAAGGTGTTACATCATCGCAACTATTAAATATGTTGATCTGCTTTGAAATGTGAACTATTGTTACACCTAGCTGATCGAACATTTTTAGTGTGTTTTTTTGTGTATTTTCTATCTATACTTTGCTCATAAAAATCACAGAAAGCAGGAAATGATGAAACTAATTAAGTCAGCTATATTTGATGAATTTCTCGGCTCTGACATTTCGCAATGGTCGAGCAGACTGAAATATCCTGTGATTTTTTTTGCGGCCATTTCTTTGACATTATTAGGTCTGATCGTATGCGTCGAAATAACCAGAGAATGGCATTTGAGTGTTGGTAGCATATTAAATAGATCTTTCGATTCAGAAACTTTTATTGCGATCATCGCGATAGGCCTACTAGTTACTCTCGCCATTTTCGCAACTTCGCGCCCACCTCAAAAACGTTGAATAAGTATTGATCGAATAATCAGCGACTAATCAACATCCTGTTGCTGTTTTCTATACTTGTTATAAAAAATTAAATCCTCACTAACAAACTATTTATCAGTTGTTAGTGAGGATTTTTTGTCTGACGCAACGTTACACCGTCTAACCTAAGCGCCATCATTTTTCCACGTAGAGCGTTACCCGGGGTTAACGTGCATTTGTCCGCGCATGCCGTAATAATGCATATCCGCTTCGAATAAGCGAAGTCTTCTATAATCACCTCCTTCAGCATCCGGCCATCGCCGATAAAAGCACAACAAGCTTTCTGCAGAAATACGTTGCCAGATAGACCTGTTGAAATTTACATCCAGAACAATCAAAAAATGCATCAAAAAAAAACATCAAGCAACCTCGCTGGCATTGTTTTGCAAAGTCGTTGATAACTTTGGCGACATTGGCATTTGCTGGCGTCTGGCAAAACAATTAGAACGAGAACATGGCATCGCGGTTACCTTGTGGGTAGACGATTTGCGTAGTTTTCAGCGAATTTGCCCAGAAGTCGCCATTGACCGCGCAGAACAAAAGATTGGCAATGTGACGGTACGCCATTGGCGCGATCAAGACGGTGTATTTGCGGTCAGCGATGTCGCCGATATCGTGATCGAGTTTTTTGCTTGTGACATACCGCCCGGTTATATCACTGCGATGGCACAGTGCTCGCCGCAACCAGTATGGATAAATCTGGAAGGTCTGACTGCGCAAGAGTGGGTAGAAGGTTGCCACACCTTGTCGTCACCGCATCCGTCGCTATCGTTGACTAAATATTTTTTCTTTCCCGGATTTACCGAAAAAACCGGTGGTTTGATGATCGAATCCACGCTGCAAGACCAGCGTGATGCATTCCAGCAAGACCAAATGGCAATGACCGCATTTCTCGGTCAATTTGGCGTAATGCCGACCGAAATGGGATCGCTGAAGATTTCGCTATTTTGTTATCCGCAAGCACCAGTGGCGGCTTTATTCAGCGCCTGGCAGCAGACCGAGACGGCCATTACCTGTTTGGTGCCGGAAGGCGTCGCTAGCGATGCTGTGCAGGCTTTTTTAGGGCAGGCTGGCAAAGCCGGTGCCACGGCGACCCACGGCGCGTTAACCGTGCGTGTGTTGCCCTTTGTTCCGCAGTCAGACTACGACAAACTCTTATGGGCATGCGATCTGAATTTTGTCCGGGGAGAAGACTCTTTTGTGCGCGCGCAATGGGCGGGGAAGCCGTTCATCTGGCATATCTATCCGCAAGATGAAGATTTGCATCACGTTAAATTGCAGGCGTTTTTGCAACGCTACAGCGCTAAAACAGACAGTTTAGTGGCGCTCTCACTGGCCTGGAACGCTGCCACCGGCACTGTTGATGGATCAGCGAATGTCACGCAGACATGGCTATCATTTGCAGCGGACATGGAAAAAATTGCTTTCATGTCACCAGCCTGGCAGCAGAAGTTGCGTGCAAATGGTGATTTCACTAGCAATTTACTGAAGTTTTGCGAAACAGTTCGGTAAATAGTGCCCCAAATCAGGTTAAAATATACGGCTAATTTTTAACGCACTTTAAAATTCAATCAAACGTAGGCTTGCGGCGCTTTCGCCGGTGGGCTACAGATGATTTCTATGTAACCACCTTTTTTACGTATATTCACTATGAAACCTGCAAAAGAAATTCGTGTTGGCAACATTATTATGGTTGACAGCAAGCCAATGATCATTTTGCGTTCGGATGTCAACGGCTCAAGCCGCACCGGCTTCACCTACAAATGGAAGATGAAGAATCTTCTGACAAATAGTCCTCAGGAAAACGTTTTCCGCGGCGACGATAAGTTTGACGTAGTTGTGCTCGATAAAAAATCCGTAACGTATTCGTATTTCGCTGATCCATTGTATGTATTTATGGATGCAGACTACGAACAGTATGAAATCGAAGGCGAAAATCTGGGCGACGCCTTGCACTATCTGAAAGACGGCATGGAATGCGAAGCTGTTTTTTACGATGGCAAAGCAATTTCAGTCGAACTGCCAACGACAATCGTTCGTCAGGTTGTTTACTCAGAACCAGCTATTAAAGGCAACACATCAGGCAACGTCCTGAAAGAAGCCAAGATCGAAAATGCCGTTGAAGCGCATAGCCACACCGTTCAAGTCCCGTTGTTTGTTAGCCAGGACGACATGATCGAAATCGATACACGTACCAATGAATACAAAAAAGTAGTCCGTAACTAATTCACTGCAACTAAACTGTCATTTCCCTGCGCCCTGCGCAGTTCAGGAAAACAGTGTTGACGTAAATAAAATGCCCCGCAGTCAAAATGACTTACGGGGCATTTTTTTATCTACGTTTTAGCGCATCGAAATAATCAGGTAGTATCCCTGCACGTTAAAAATATTCTGTGGCCACGCAATGCGCGTCACGTCACGCCGGTACAAAAAAACTATCAGGCGTGATGCGAATGCCCCGACAAACACCTGGAGAAGATGATGGACCGACCTTCGCCATCAGCAGATTTCATGCGGGCGCATCCGATCTTAAAAAGCTGAATATGCATTCGAAAACGCCATACTTTTGCTTACGGTTGATGTGGCATTAAAAATCTTTTGAACAAGCCCCAGGATTCGGCAGAGAGCTTCACATCGGCACCGATAAACGACAGGCAAGCAAGGTGCGTAGAACACGCCTTCCAGACATTCAACTCTGACGCCTCCTCGGCCCTGCCCTGCGTTTCAGTCGGTTGCTGCCGGGCCGCTTGCATGGCGACGACAAGACGTTGTAATAATGGATTTCTGTGAGCATACAGCGTCAAATTCTCAACCCCATGCGCAATCGCATCGACCACCTTGCCATCACAAAGTATCAGCCAGGTACGCAAAATAATCGCACCGATACAAGAACGATCAATTGTCAGGCACGTATCGACGGCCTTCACAGCCTGTTGCAAATCGCCCCCCGCCAGCAAATACAAGGCATGGTAAAAGTGGACTTCTGCCACGCCCGGTGCCAATGCAGCCGCTTGCATCAGCAAAGCGCCAGAATCGACGTCGCGCCCTTGCAAATGATTCAACCAAGCCAATTGCGCCAGCGCCAATAAATTATTGGGCTCCAGATTTAATGCTTTTTCCACGATAAGCCGGGCCTCGGACGTCCCCTGTGCAGAGTCGATTAGCCCCACCAGCATCAGCGCCAGATAACATTCAGCCAACGCACACCATGAAGGTACGTGCGCCGGATCTAACGCCAGGCATTCCCTGAATTGCGCCGCGGCCCGCGTCAGGCTATCTGGCGTAAAACTACGCAAGTCACGTTTGCCCAGTAAAAATGCCAGCGTCACATTCATAGATGCCTGCTGCGGCACACCAGCGCCCCACTGCAGCGACGGTATGTAACGCGGCAACAGCGTACTTAATTTATGCTGCAATGAAAGCAGCCAGCCCTCTTCTGCAAAATCGACATTTTCTCGATGGAACACCGCATGGTCGAGGGCGCGTACCAATTCCATCCGCAACATTCGGATGCCACCGACGATTACCGAATAGCCGGTCAAATAAAAATCAGGTGCCATGTCTTTAATCAACGCCGCGACCTCAGAAGCTGCGTAACAACTTTTGGTCATTGAGGCCGGAAAAACCGTCAACCCAAACGGCCTGAAGTGCGACAAGCTTTGGATGATGGCATC carries:
- a CDS encoding elongation factor P, with translation MKPAKEIRVGNIIMVDSKPMIILRSDVNGSSRTGFTYKWKMKNLLTNSPQENVFRGDDKFDVVVLDKKSVTYSYFADPLYVFMDADYEQYEIEGENLGDALHYLKDGMECEAVFYDGKAISVELPTTIVRQVVYSEPAIKGNTSGNVLKEAKIENAVEAHSHTVQVPLFVSQDDMIEIDTRTNEYKKVVRN
- the earP gene encoding elongation factor P maturation arginine rhamnosyltransferase EarP, with the translated sequence MKFTSRTIKKCIKKKHQATSLALFCKVVDNFGDIGICWRLAKQLEREHGIAVTLWVDDLRSFQRICPEVAIDRAEQKIGNVTVRHWRDQDGVFAVSDVADIVIEFFACDIPPGYITAMAQCSPQPVWINLEGLTAQEWVEGCHTLSSPHPSLSLTKYFFFPGFTEKTGGLMIESTLQDQRDAFQQDQMAMTAFLGQFGVMPTEMGSLKISLFCYPQAPVAALFSAWQQTETAITCLVPEGVASDAVQAFLGQAGKAGATATHGALTVRVLPFVPQSDYDKLLWACDLNFVRGEDSFVRAQWAGKPFIWHIYPQDEDLHHVKLQAFLQRYSAKTDSLVALSLAWNAATGTVDGSANVTQTWLSFAADMEKIAFMSPAWQQKLRANGDFTSNLLKFCETVR
- a CDS encoding winged helix-turn-helix domain-containing protein; protein product: MSKCASAVACAVDQSETGIGVGGKKQFIIGDFILTNAVLFHHGKEIALPPKERAVLEVLLEALGEIVPKNILLETVWGDEIASEESLSRCIYVLRRILMDCKDKRYILNVYGQGYRFSQPVSVIYSRPTEPSGCKLAVLPFRMSSSDHDMLAVHDAIIQSLSHFRPFGLTVFPASMTKSCYAASEVAALIKDMAPDFYLTGYSVIVGGIRMLRMELVRALDHAVFHRENVDFAEEGWLLSLQHKLSTLLPRYIPSLQWGAGVPQQASMNVTLAFLLGKRDLRSFTPDSLTRAAAQFRECLALDPAHVPSWCALAECYLALMLVGLIDSAQGTSEARLIVEKALNLEPNNLLALAQLAWLNHLQGRDVDSGALLMQAAALAPGVAEVHFYHALYLLAGGDLQQAVKAVDTCLTIDRSCIGAIILRTWLILCDGKVVDAIAHGVENLTLYAHRNPLLQRLVVAMQAARQQPTETQGRAEEASELNVWKACSTHLACLSFIGADVKLSAESWGLFKRFLMPHQP
- a CDS encoding LysR family transcriptional regulator produces the protein MQSILELRHLKTLRALREAGNLLRAATLLNVTQSALSHQLKQLEDHHGTTFFERKSVPVRFTPAGERLLKLADAVLPQVAESERDLVRMAQGVAGQLRIAVECHTCFDWLMPAMDIFRKRWPEVELDIVSGFQADPVGLLYEHRADVAIVAEVDHDEKVDYHPLFSFEIVALLAHDHPLASRDFLIAEDFATDTLITYPVPDDMLDVVRQVLKPAGINTARRTTELTVAMLQLVASRRGIATLPIWAAQNYVNRDYVLSKRITPTGLIGKLYAACLPEASEKPYLADFVSTTRESCYLDLLNVELL